AGACAGCGTGGGGATGTTTGCCCAACACGGCAAGCTGAGCCTGATTTCGGCACAGGGGCCGGTCCAGTTTCAGGCGCAGAATGGGGTGATGCACCTGAGTGCGGAGCAGAAACTGACCCTCATCTCAGCAAAAGAGATGCTGCTGGCCGGGAAGAAGCGCATACGCCTGGTGGGGGGCGGAAACTCCATTCTCATTGAGCAGGGACAAATCAAGTACGAGACGGCGGGGACGTATACCCGCAAGGCCAGCCGGCTGGACACGGAAGGTGGGGCTTCGCAGAGGATAGAAATGCCAGACTTGTACCCGCCAATCGAAAATAAAATTTGTATTCCTTGTCTGCTTAAAGCTATTCAGGCGAATGATGCGATAGTGCAGGGAGCATAAAAATGGACAGTACAAAACTCATTACAGCGTTATCCTGCTGTTCAGACGAGAACATCAGCCTGCTGTTTGAAGCCGGAGCGCAGCCGGAGGCCGATTTTCTGGTACTTAAAGAGCAGCATGCCCACAGGCTGCATTCTCTGTATATCCATCCTCAATTGACAGAATTTCAGAACTACGGTCCCTGGTTGCTGGAAATTGATAATGCAGAGCAGTTACCTGATTATCTGACGTCTTTACCGGGATGTGCCGCAGTCATTGTTTCAACGCGTTATTCATCAATGCTGGCAGTGCAGCTATCACGTGGATGCACTATTGTGCAACCTGATGGTTCTACGGCGCTGACGCGCTTCTATGCGAGCCATGTTATCGGTGTGCTGGCGCAGTGTGCCGAGAACGACTGGCATGCCTTTCTGTTCAACGGCATCACACAATGGTGGCTTCCTGGCGAAACGCAGTGGCAAACGCTTGCCATAAATCCCCCAGAAGTAGATAAGCCCACTAATCATATTATCAGGCTTGATAAAGCGACCTGGCAGCAGATCACGGATAAGCCGGAAGTGACCAGCGTGTTGAGAGAATGGCAAAAAATGCCGACCAGCAGGGCGTTCCCACCGTGTGCGCAGCGACTGATGGTGATAAAGGCTTTGAAGAAAGCTGAGTGCCTGAAACTGGATAAGTCCAAAAATCGAATATTATATGCTCTTTTTTTCCTTAATGGGGGGAATATGCCGGAATCGGGTGTGCTGACGCGTACTATGAGCCCCTGAACACCAGATATGGCTCGCAATACGCAAGGGGCAATCGGATGACCCTGAATGCACACTAACGAATAACATAACTGGGAGTGATGATGGGATTTTGGGGAAAACTTGAACGTGTTGATTCTGCGATAAACCGGTTTTATGCCCGACGAAAAGTGTGGCTCTGGGGCGTGCTGTCTCTGCCGGTGGTGTTTCTGCTCGGGTGGATAGTGTGGGTGATGTTCTGGGCCCCGCCGATGGGCGGCGTGACGCTGATTATTCACAGCAAAATTGACCGGCCCATTCTGGGGTTCAGCGTGAACGGCATGGCGGGAGGGAATGCCGGGGCTTTTGACCCCGGTAATAAGTATGCGGGTGAAAATGGAGCAACAACCTGCTGCGGCAGTATCAGCGGGAAGACTGCCGAGGTGATCTGGACGCTGGATGTCACCGGGCCACAGTACGATGCAGGAATGCGGCTGGAACAGCGGCGGCTGGTGATGCCGCTGCCAGAACGCAAGCGGGGTGAGAACGATTTGCACGTCCATTTTTTACCGGGTGACCGGGTGCTGCTGGGGTGGAGTGATAACGCATTCTCGCCCTACGACCCGCGTAGCCCGAAGTACACTCCGTCACAACTGCACACAGAGGATAAGTGACCATGGAAATGGATTTGGACGCGATTATCGCGGCTGCACACCGGGCACAGCAGGCCTGCGATTACCGGCTGGGGAACTGCTCGCGGATACTGCATATCGGGTTCTTCTTTGACGGCGTGGGGCGCAATATCGAGCAGGACGCGCCAGAAAACCGGCTGAGCAATATTGCCAGGCTGTACCGGGCATATCCAATGCCTGAAAAAAACACCTCTACAGAATCATATCAAAAGCACTACATATCCGGGCTGGGCACGCCCTTTCTCTAAAGAGAGGGGGAAGCACTTCAGCAGGTGATGGACGGGACCGGCAAATCGGTACTGGAGAGCGGGAAATCTCAGCCTGTCGATGCACTGAAAGATGTCGTCAAAGCGAAACTGGGCGGCGCCAGCAATCAGGACGTCCGCGATGAGATGAAAAAGAAACTCTTGAACATCTGGCGAACCGCCTGAGAGTTGAGGGGGACAATGCGTTTCGTGCGCATGTGGGTGATAACGCTCATTTGTATGGTGGAGCCCGTGCCAGTGAAGAACTGACGTATTTCAGGCGCGAGAAGCCGGATTGGGTTGATGTGGGGGTAGGCAAACCTAGATATCAAGCTCTTGAAGAACTTGAAAATGTTAAAGCGGTAAAAGAAGGCTGGCCTGATATCAGTGATACCAGTAAAAACCCAGCATTAAGAAGTAAGTACAATACTTTCGACGACTCTATGCAGGCTGCTGAAATCCCTACTGGTACAGTTCTTTATCGTGTAGTTGACCCTTCCTCCAGCGATAACAATATCTGCTGGATGCGTAAGTCTGAGTTCGACAAATTAACCAGCAAAAATGACTGGCGGCGGCGTTTTGCTGTGTGGAAGAGCTGGAATGAAAACGGTGAGTATGTGACCTATACCGTTCCACCAGGTCAGCAATTAAAGGTCTGGGAAGGGCGTGCAGGTACGCAAATTAATCAAAATGCACCAGAGTTTTCACTGGAAGGTGGAGCGGTGCAGATAGTGCTTGATCCGTCACAACTAAAAAAAGAGTACACCGGGCCACGGCAGAAAACAGGCTGGGGATATGGTGATACCACTAATGACCCTGTTTATCCGTATCTGGGGTTGCCGAAACTGGAAAATACCCATAACTGGTACGAACCAAAGGATAAAAAATAATGGCTGTATTACATCCTCAGGAATGCTACCTGCTGGAGAAGTTTATTTCTCCTGAACATTACGCCGCAACGCGCGATGCGATTATTGCCTATATTGACGCTCATGAAGCCGCATTTGCCCGTTATCTGAGAGAAATGCCGTTAAATAACCGTAAATTTCCGCTTTGGCAACGGGCTGATATGGTTTGGGGAAACCGGGTACTACCCAACATTCGTCCAATGAAAGATCGGTATACGCAGGCGTATATTTTACGCACCCACAATGATATCCAGGCATTTAACATCGGTCATGCGATGAGCAATATTGGCAAGGGCATTACCGAATGTTGGGACGGCTGGATGACGGAAGAGGAAATCGAAACAATATCTAAACTTCAAGGAATTGCATACAAATTAGATCAACAACTATCAACCACAATTTCTGGCGGTTGGAAAGAAGGGCGTCTGACTTATCGCGCTGAAAGTATTATCAGCGCTAACCCATTGCCTGCTGAGATCCCTCGCTATGAGCTCGATCATTCAGTTCGTATAGAAGCAGACGAAAAACCAGTCCAAACTGGTATATATTTACCAGACATAGATTTTGCTCCAGCCTGCTTTATCCCAGCCAGCTATCATCTTCCTCCAGAGGCAAACATGGGGATTGAACGAAGTGATTATGTTGGAATCGATGGAAAGCCTAGTTATAGCTGGAAAAAGTCTGAGTGGGCCAAAACAGGCTGGACACTGATCCGTCGTATCGAAGGTGAATATATCGATGTGCCGCCGGGTGGTTTTTTTCCAGAGGGGAAACCGGAGGAGCTTTATAACTGGCCACAGCGTGAAAAGAAACTTTTGCAGGAAGAGAGGGAACGTATTACCTGCTGGAGCGGCGTTTTTGCACCGTTCATTGGCCGCTGGGCAACCATTATTAACGGCACAACGCAATATACTCACACTCACGCCGGACAGGTGATGCCGGAAAAGGCCAGATAACAGTATTTTAATAAAATCATAAAAAATACTTTCTGAATGCAGAAAGTTGAGTTCGACAAATTAACCAGTAAAAGTGACTGGGGGCGTCGTTTTGCCGTATGGAAACGCTGGAATGAACACGGTGAGTTTGTTACTTATACTATCCTTCCTGGGCAGCCACTGAAAGTCTGTGAGGGACGAGTGAGTACCCAGACAAATGAAAATGCTCCAGAGTTCACACTTGAAGGTGACGCAATACAAATTGTACTTGATCCAACTCAATTGAAAAAAATTACACTGGTCCGCGTCAGAAAACAGGCTAGGGATATGGTGATGCGGTTAACGATCTTGTTTATCCGTATCAGGGGTTTCCAGAGCTGGAAAATACCCATAACTGGTATGAACCAAAGGACAAAAAAATAATGGCTGTATTACACCCGCAGGAATGTTATTTGCTGGAGAAATTCATTTCCCCAGAACATTACGCCGCAACCCGCGATGCAATTATTGCTTATATAGATGCTCATGAGGCCGCCTTTTCTCGTTACTTGCGAGAAATGCCGCTAAACAACCGTAAGCTACCTTTATGGCAGCAAGCTGATATGGTGTGGGGAAATCGTGTGATGCCCAATATTCGCTCCGCCAGAGAGCGTTATACTGAAGCTTTAATTCTGAGAACTCATGATAATATTCAAGCATTCAATATTGGTCATACGATGAGTGATATTCACAAAGGTATTACCGAATGCTGGAATGGCTGGATGACGGAAGAGGAAATACAAAAGATATCTGAGCTTGATGGTATAGCAGCAGAGTTAGATCGAAGGCTATCTGTTACATTAGATGCGACATGGCATGAGGGAAATTTGACGTATGATGGCAACGGTGTTTATACCAGCGATGATATTCCTTCTAGGATACCTCGATATGAACTTGACCTGACCGTTCGTATAGAGTCAGGTGATAATCCTGTACAGACAGGCATTTATTTGCCGGACATTGATTTTGCACCAGCCCGGTTTATACCAGCAGATTTTGGTGAACCGCCTGAAGCCAGGCAGGGAATACTGCGAAGCGATTACGTTAGCAGAGATGGCAAACGGAGCTATAGCTGGAAAAAGTCTGAGTGGGCCAAAACAGGCTGGACGCTGATCCGTCGTGTTGAAGGTGCGTTTATTGATGTCCCGCCAGAAGGTTTTTTCCCTGAAGGAAAACCGGAAGAGCTTTATAACTGGCCGTTGCATGAGAAGAAAATCCTACAGGAAGAAAGGGAGCGTATTACCTGCTGGAGCGGCGTTTTTGCACCGTTCATTGGCCGCTGGGCAACCATTATTAACGGCACAACGCAATATACTCACACTCACGCCGGACAGGTGATGCCGGAATTTGAAGATAAGCATGGTCAGAAACATCCGGCCCGTTGGTCGCTGCTGGAAAGGGATGATGGTGGCAGCGTGTTTGCTGTGACGCCTGAGGAGGGGAATTGATCATACTGCGTAATTTGCCCTCATTAGATGAACTGCGCAGCAAGGTGAAGGAGATAACGATAATTAACGCCGCCCGTGTGGAGCGCCAGACAACGACAGGAGGTGAACAATGATGAGTATCGAAAAAACAAAATATCCGATGAGCGATGAGCAGGTGCGTCGCAGGCTGTTCTGGCTGTTACAGCGGCTGAGCAGCTATACCCTGTGGCAGCGCAAACGGGATGCCTGGGCATGCTTTACTGAAAAATATGAACATGCGCTGAGAACCTGGCCGGAGGAAATTACGAAAGGGTTTGATAAAGAGGTTATTATCTGGGCATACGATGCCCTGCGCCTTTATGATGAAGGATTACCGGAGTTGGCTGTGGGCAACCGGCAGGTATGGCAGATAAAAACAGGTGAGTTCGATCAACTTTTTCGGCCGGTAAGTTTAATTGAGAAGTACTTTTATTGGCCTTGTCATGACGAGCGTGGCGGGCAACGGGAACCTTATCCCCCGGAAATAGAAAAAATTAATAAGTGGCGCATTGCCGCAGAGTTTTGGGGCGATAATTTAATTTATCCACCGCATGATAATGTCTGTAATTTCTTTGATGCAGAATATTTGCTTGATCCTAAAAATTATAACTATAATTTGACTCAGCTTGCATACCCTGTTTTTCCTGGAAATCTTCCCCCCGTCCCTGAACGCAGAGACATTATTATAAAAACTGATGATCCGGTACCCTGTGATGGTATCTGGGAGCCGGTAAATATTTTGTACAACCATAAGTTTCTGGTGATTAAAGATGGTATCAGCGGTTTTAAAAATCTCGGGGCGTACAACTATTTTATTCGCGGAATGAAGGCCCCACGTCAGATTTATTATGATGTATTGATGGAGAGCGATAAGGAAATGCTCATCACTGATGACCCCATTCGTTACCGTGATGTTCACTGGCGTCTGGTCTGGGAAGATACGCGCTACTGTGACGGTATTACCCCGGATGAGTCAGAGTATTTTCTGGATGATGCTCCGGGTAAACGTATTACCTGCCGGAGTGGTGAACAGTGCCCGTATTCCGGACAGTGGGCCACGCTTAGCGGAGGTCATCAACAGTTTATTGATGTTCAGGCAGGAGTGATTATGCCAGAGGCCACGAAATATCAGCATGATATGTATGTACCCGAAATACGCATCCCGGCGGAGTGGAGTCTTATTGACAAGGATGATGGTGGCAGTGTATTTGCTGTGACCCCAGATGAGGAGAGTTGATCATACTGCGCGATTCACCTTCATATTGTCCTCAGTATCCCGTTCGGGGCCACGGCGCTGAATCAGGGCCACATTGTCAACAGGGAGAACGGGGGGCGCGGTACCCTCCAGGTCAGCAATTAAAAGTCTGGGAAGGGCGTGCAGGTACGCAAATTAATCAAAATGCACCAGAGTTTTCACTGGAAGGTGGAGCGGTGCAGATAGTGCTTGATCCGTCACAACTAAAAAAAGAGTACACCGGGCCACGGCAGAAAACAGGCTGGGGATATGGTGATACCACTAATGACCCTGTTTATCCGTATCTGGGGTTGCCGAAACTGGAAAATACCCATAACTGGTACGAACCAAAGGATAAAAAATAATGGCTGTATTACATCCTCAGGAGTGCTACCTGCTGGAGAAGTTTATTTCTCCTGAACATTATGCCGCAACGCGCGATGCGATTATTGCCTATATTGACGCTCATGAAGCCGCATTTTCCCGTTATCTGAGAGAAATGCCGCTAAACAGCCATAAACTGCCTTTGTGGCAACAGGCTGATATGGTGTGGGGAAATCGCGTGATGGAAAATATTCGATCCGCCAGAGAGCGGTATACAGAAGCATTTATTTTGCGTACCCATAATGATATCAGAGCATTTAACATAGGTCATACTATGAGTGATATTCGCAAAGGCATTACCGAATGCTGGGACGGTTGGATGACGGAAGAAGAGATAGCAAAAATATTTGATATTGAAAGTCGTGCCACAGAATTAGATAAGCGGCTATCTGTGACAATTAGAGGGTCCTGGAGTGAAGGAGACTTAACTTATGATGGTGAGGGGGTCTATACCTTTGATGATATTCCAAACTCGATTCCACGATATGAGCTTGATCAGGCAGTTCGAATCGAATTAGGTGAGATTCCAACTCAAACTGGTATTTATCTGCCTGATATAGATTTCGCACCAGCAAGATTTATTCCTGCTGATTATGGGCAACCCGCATCAGCACGTCAGGGGTTAGAGAGAGGTAATTATGTCAGCAGAAGTGGAGAAAGTAGTATAGTTGGAAAAAGTCTCAATGGGCCAAAACAGGTTGGACACTGATCCGTCGTATCGAAGGTGAATATATCGATGTGCCGCCGGGTGGTTTTTTTCCAGAGGGGAAACCGGAGGAGCTTTATAACTGGCCGTTGCATGAGAAGAAAATCCTACAGGAAGAAAGGGAGCGTATTACCTGCTGGAGCGGCGTTTTTGCACCGTTCATTGGCCGCTGGGCAACCATTATTAACGGTGCAACGCAATATACTCACACTTGCGCCGGACAGGTGATGCCGGAATTTGAAGATAAGCATGGTCAGAAACATCCGGCCCGTTGGTCGCTGCTGGAAAGGGATGATGGTGGTAGCGTGTTTGCTGTGACGCCTGATGAGGGGAATTGATCATACTGCGTAATTCGCCCTCATTAGATGAACTGCGCAGCAAGGTGAAGGAGAGAACGATAATTAACGCCGCCCGTGTGGAGCGCCAGACAACGACAGGAGGTGAACAATGATGAGTATCGAAAAAACAAAATATCCGATGGGCGATGAGCAGGTGCGTCGCAGGCTGTTCTGGCTGTTACAACGGCTGAGCAGCTATACCCTGTGGCAGCGCAAACGGGATGCCTGGGCATGCTTTACTCAGCAATATGAACATGCGCTGAAAACCTGGCCGGAAGAGATAACGAAGGGATTTCATCCGAAAAGTATTATCAGGGCATATGAAGCGTTGCGTCTCTATGATGAAGGGTTGCCGGAGCTGGCGGCGGGCAACCGCCAGGTATGGCAACGTCAGTCAGGAGTCTTTCATCAGCTTTTTCGGCCGGTAAGTTTAATTGAGAGGTACTTTTATTGGCCTTGTCATGACGAGCGTGGCGGGCAACGGGAACCTTATCCCCCTGAAATAGAAAAAATTAATAAGTGGCGGGTCATGGCAGAATTCCGGGGTGATAATCTGTTGTATCCGCCACATAATAATGTCTGTAATTTTTTTGATGCGGCGACTTTGTTGAAACCCAGTAATTATATTTATAATTTAACCCAGTTGGCCTATCCGGTATTTCCTAAAAATCTTCCCCCCGTCCCTGAACGCAGAGACATTATTATAAAAACCGACGATCCGGTACCTTGTGATGGTATCTGGGAGCCGGTAAATATTTTGTACAACCATAAGTTTCTGGTGATTAAAGACGGTATCAGCGGCTTTAAAAATCTCGGGGCGTACAACTATTTTATTCGCGGAATGAAGGCCCCACGTCAGATTTATTATGATGTATTGATGGAGAGCGATAAGGAAATGCTCATCACTGATGACCCCATTCGTTACCGTGATGTTCACTGGCGTCTGGTCTGGGAAGATACGCGCTACTGTGACGGTATTATCCCGGATGAGTCAGAGTATTTTCTGGATGATGCTCCGGGTAAGCGTATTACCTGCCGGAGTGGTGAACAGTGCCCGCATTCCGGACAGTGGGCCACGCTTAGCGGAGGGCACCAGCAGTTTATTGATGTTCAGGCAGGAGTGATTATGCCAGAGGCCACGAAATATCAGCATGATATGTATATACGTGAAATACGCATCCCGGCGGAGTGGAGTCTTATTGACAGGGATGATGGTGGCAGCGTGTTTGCTGTGACGCCTGATGAGGGGAATTGATCATACTGCGTAATTCGCCCTCATTAGATGAACTGCGCAGCAAGGTGAAGGAGAGAACGATAATTAACGCCGCCCGTGTGGAGCGCCAGACAACGACAGGAGGTGAACAATGATGAGTATCGAAAAAACAAAATATCCGATGAGCGATGAGCAGGTGCGTCGCAGGCTGTTCTGGCTGTTACAGCGGCTGAGCAGCTACACCCTGTGGCAGCGTAAACGGGATGCCTGGGCATGCTTTACTGAAAAATATGAACATGCGCTGAAAACCTGGCCGGAAGAGATAACGAAGGGATTTCATCCGAAAAGTATTATCAGGGTATATGAAGCGTTGCGTCTCTATGATGAAGGGTTGCCGGAACTAGCGGCGGGCAACCGGCAGGTATGGCAACGTCAGTCAGGAGCCTTTCATCAGCTTTTTCGGCCCGTGAGTTTAATCAGAACTTATTTTTATTATCCCTGCCATAATGAACGTGGTGGTCAGGAAGAACCTTATCCTCCGGAAATAGAAAAAATTAATAAGTGGCGCATTGCCGCAGAGTTTTGGGGCGATAATTTAATTTATCCGCCGCATGATAATGTCTGTAATTTCTTTGATGCAGAATATTTGCTTGATCCTAAAAATTATAACTATAATTTGACTCAGCTTGCATACCCTGTTTTCCCCGGAAATCTTCCCCCCGTCCCTGAACGCAGAGACATTATTATAAAAACTGACGATCCGGTACCCTGTGATGGTATCTGGGAGCCGGTAAATATTTTGTACAACCATAAGTTTCTGGTGATTAAAGACGGTATCAGCGGGTTTAAAAATCTCGGGGCGTACAACTATTTTATTCGCGGAATGAAGGCCCCACGTCAGATTTATTATGATGTATTGATGGAGAGCGATAAGGAAATGCTCATCACTGATGACCCCATTCGTTACCGTGATGTTCACTGGCGTCTGGTCTGGGAAGATACGCGCTACTGTGACGGTATTATCCCGGATGAGTCAGAGTATTTTCTGGATGATGCTCCGGGTAAGCGTATTACCTGCCGGAGTGGTGAACAGTGCCCGCATTCCGGACAATGGGCCACGCTTAGCGGAGGGCACCAGCAGTTTGCTTATGTTCGTGAGGGAGACAATATGCCAGAAGCGAGGGTTTATACAATCGGCAGTCTCAGTCCGGAGAGATTTACACCCGCAAACTGGAGTCTGCTGGATCGCGACGACGACGGCAGCGTGTTTGTAAGCGCTACAGGTGAGAGGCCCTGACTATGCCGATAAATAGCCCTTCTTTATACGAGATGCTTTACGGTAATTTTGCCGGTGATCTCGACCTTCAGCATATCAGTGAAGAAAATCAGGTCATCCTGTCGGTGCTGGATAATATGCAACGGATCCTTAATAGCCGCGCCGGCACTCTGGCACATTTGCCGGACTATGGTCTGCCGGATATGACCACCATTCTGCAGGGGCTCCCTGGTACTGCACATAAGCTGATGTCGACGCTGTCTGCCGTTCTGCTGAAGTATGAGCCGCGCCTGAAGTCTATTGACGTGCTACTGCTTGATCAGGAAATTCCTGGTGAGTTGCGCTATGCCATTGATGCAGAACTTAGCGGTGTTGGTCTGGTGCGCTATGGCACTGAGTTTATGCCCGAAGGGCGGGTGTTACTCCGACATCTTAAGCAGCATCAGTATCTCGATACAGCAACCCGTCTGTAAAGCAGGTAACATCATGTCAGTAAAATCACAGTTTCTCGAAAGATTGCAGAACAGGCAGCCTGCTCCGGCTTCATCGGTCAGTAAGAGTCAGGCCGATATCACAGAGTTTCGCCTGCGAATGACGCAACTTCAGGAGCAGATGGACACGTGGCTGGTGGGCACCGGGCTGAATGTGGAGACGTTCAGTACATCCGTTACGGACCTGCTGGTTGAGGGGCGAGTATTTGATATTGCCGCCCTCGTTTTGCATATCGACGACCGGTCTGTAAAATTTGTGCCAGCATTCCTGTATGGTCAGGGTGTGACCGGGTGTGTGGAGACGGCCTGCCATAATGGCGGAGTCGTGACGCCTCTGGGGCGGTTATTTATGCGGTCAGGAACGGTGAACAACTGGGCCTTTTCTCCATCAGGTGCTTTATCCTCTCCCGGGCAGAGTTTTGATGAGAGCACGTTTTTTAGTTTGATATTGACGCTCCTTCCATAGCGGAACCGGAATAAGTAATATTTTTTCCCTGTTAGTTATTGCATATTTACCTGGCGAAATAGTTAATTGCTGCCTGGGCACAGAGGTACAAAATAAATCACGGATGTAGAAATGAGGAAATTAATCTCCCTTCTGGTATCAGAAGTTATTTTTACGACACAATCTGATGTCGCTCGTGGAATAAATCTCACCATGCCAGAAATAAAGCCTCCCGGGCTCTGCAACGTATTGTGGATTCAGCGTATAAATTGAAAGTTAAAACTCTGCTTTCCGGCCTTATCAATAAGGCTGAGTGTCACTACGGGCAGCTTGAATATATTACTGACCTGGTAGCGCTACGGTATTTGCAGCGTCTCGAATATACAGAAAGCGAAGCCGCATAAACGATAACCCTTAATAACTTCTTGTACGTCAAATGGACAACCGGTCATGAATGACATTACCTCACGTAAAATTAAAACCGGTGGCGACCCGCGCACGCTACCGGATTATGCCGCCCTGCGCGATGAACTGAGCAAGCTGGCACACCCGGCACGCCCGGATGTGAACTGGCAATATGTGGAAAAACGCTGCCTCTCGCTGTTTGAACAAAACGGTGTGGAGCTGCAGACCGCCGCCTGGTATGCACTTGCCCGTACGCAACTGGCCAGCCTGTACGGCCTTAATGAAGGTCTGGAGATTCTGGAGGCACTGATAAGCCATCAGTGGGGCGTGCTCTGGCCACAGCCTGTTCATGCCCGGATGGAGATTCTCAGCAGTCTGAGCCAGCGCCTGCAGCAACTGATGCGTATGCTGCCACTGCATTATGGCGATCTCGGCCAGCTGTACCGGGCAGAGCAACGGCTTACTCGTCTGGGGGAGGTATTACAGCGTCTGGAGCTCAAACACCTCAGCCAGCTCGATACCCTGCGAACCCTGATACATAACAGTGCTGTGCGGCTGGAGAACAGCGATGCGGCAACCAGCACCGGGCCTGATATTCAGCCAGGTATTGTGTTGCCAGCGAGCGTCATGCACAGCGTGGCGGGGCCTGCCAGGGCACCAGCGGAAGAGAAACGCGCGCCGGAGAGCACCGTAAAGTGGGTGTTTGTTGCACCGCCGGAACGGCAGCCGGACGTGGAGGTGCAGGCGGCCCCCCCCGCGCCATTAAGCAAGCCGGTAAATAAAGGGAAACCGTTCGCCGCCGGAATGGTTACCATGCTGGTGATAAGCACCATTGCCGTATGGGGCTGGCACTATCTCCGCCAGCCTGATCCACTACAGGTTCAGCTTGCCGCATCACTGGCGCCGTTACCCGCACCACTCACGCCAGCACAACTGGGGGCACTGCGCCAGCACTCCCTGTTACCACAAACGGTTATCTCACAAACCGGGCAGCAGCTTGCCTGGCTGGATAAATTGCCCCCTGACTGGCGTCTTGCCCGGAGCCAACAGCTAGTGGATCAGGCGCAGATCCTGTGGCCGGAGCAGGCAAAACCCCTGATACAGAAGTGGCAACAACAGCTTAATGCCGCCACATTACCACCCGAATATCTGAATGGCTGGCATCAGGGGATGACGACGCTGCAACAACTGAGTGACAAGCTGAACAGGCTGGATGTGCAGAAGGGGAAATACATAACGGTCAGTGAGCTTAAGTCATCCGTATTCAGCATGATGACCGCTTTCGGGCAGAGTATTCCGCTTGAAGAGCAGCTTCGGCAAATGAACCAGTTACCGATCGATTCCCCTCAGCGTCAGCGGCTCAGCAGGGATATTGAACAACACCTCCGGTCACAGATTTATACGCTGGGGCAGATGAAAAAGAGTACGCAGGGGGAAGGGCAGTAAAAACAACTGGGGGATACTCCACGGTGAATGGCTGGTGTTGGGGCTGTGTTTTTTTGAACCACTAACCGGATACCAGGCCGCCCTGGCCAGTACAGCATTGCCAGGGCGGTGTGTACACTAACTGGATAAGAACTTTTCGTAATAAAGCCGGGTGGCGGGCAGGCTGGCCTGGCTCAGCCAGTGGCTGATACTGTCGACCATCCCTGGCGGGCCACACACGTAGAGATCAACCCCGTTTTGCCAGGTTTCTGACGGGCTGAGATGATCTGTAATGTAGCCCGTTTTTCCCCCCCAGCCCGGCCCCGGGTTGCTGAGCACAATATCAAAACTGAATGCACTCATACTGGACTGGTAACCAATCAGCCTTTCCAGTTCGCAGATATCCTCCGCCGTGCGCACGCCATAGTAGAGG
This Shimwellia blattae DSM 4481 = NBRC 105725 DNA region includes the following protein-coding sequences:
- a CDS encoding DUF4123 domain-containing protein, producing MDSTKLITALSCCSDENISLLFEAGAQPEADFLVLKEQHAHRLHSLYIHPQLTEFQNYGPWLLEIDNAEQLPDYLTSLPGCAAVIVSTRYSSMLAVQLSRGCTIVQPDGSTALTRFYASHVIGVLAQCAENDWHAFLFNGITQWWLPGETQWQTLAINPPEVDKPTNHIIRLDKATWQQITDKPEVTSVLREWQKMPTSRAFPPCAQRLMVIKALKKAECLKLDKSKNRILYALFFLNGGNMPESGVLTRTMSP
- a CDS encoding DUF3304 domain-containing protein — translated: MGFWGKLERVDSAINRFYARRKVWLWGVLSLPVVFLLGWIVWVMFWAPPMGGVTLIIHSKIDRPILGFSVNGMAGGNAGAFDPGNKYAGENGATTCCGSISGKTAEVIWTLDVTGPQYDAGMRLEQRRLVMPLPERKRGENDLHVHFLPGDRVLLGWSDNAFSPYDPRSPKYTPSQLHTEDK
- a CDS encoding DUF2235 domain-containing protein, producing the protein MEMDLDAIIAAAHRAQQACDYRLGNCSRILHIGFFFDGVGRNIEQDAPENRLSNIARLYRAYPMPEKNTSTESYQKHYISGLGTPFL
- a CDS encoding Imm72 family immunity protein → MMSIEKTKYPMSDEQVRRRLFWLLQRLSSYTLWQRKRDAWACFTEKYEHALRTWPEEITKGFDKEVIIWAYDALRLYDEGLPELAVGNRQVWQIKTGEFDQLFRPVSLIEKYFYWPCHDERGGQREPYPPEIEKINKWRIAAEFWGDNLIYPPHDNVCNFFDAEYLLDPKNYNYNLTQLAYPVFPGNLPPVPERRDIIIKTDDPVPCDGIWEPVNILYNHKFLVIKDGISGFKNLGAYNYFIRGMKAPRQIYYDVLMESDKEMLITDDPIRYRDVHWRLVWEDTRYCDGITPDESEYFLDDAPGKRITCRSGEQCPYSGQWATLSGGHQQFIDVQAGVIMPEATKYQHDMYVPEIRIPAEWSLIDKDDGGSVFAVTPDEES
- a CDS encoding Imm72 family immunity protein, with translation MSIEKTKYPMGDEQVRRRLFWLLQRLSSYTLWQRKRDAWACFTQQYEHALKTWPEEITKGFHPKSIIRAYEALRLYDEGLPELAAGNRQVWQRQSGVFHQLFRPVSLIERYFYWPCHDERGGQREPYPPEIEKINKWRVMAEFRGDNLLYPPHNNVCNFFDAATLLKPSNYIYNLTQLAYPVFPKNLPPVPERRDIIIKTDDPVPCDGIWEPVNILYNHKFLVIKDGISGFKNLGAYNYFIRGMKAPRQIYYDVLMESDKEMLITDDPIRYRDVHWRLVWEDTRYCDGIIPDESEYFLDDAPGKRITCRSGEQCPHSGQWATLSGGHQQFIDVQAGVIMPEATKYQHDMYIREIRIPAEWSLIDRDDGGSVFAVTPDEGN
- a CDS encoding Imm72 family immunity protein, with product MSIEKTKYPMSDEQVRRRLFWLLQRLSSYTLWQRKRDAWACFTEKYEHALKTWPEEITKGFHPKSIIRVYEALRLYDEGLPELAAGNRQVWQRQSGAFHQLFRPVSLIRTYFYYPCHNERGGQEEPYPPEIEKINKWRIAAEFWGDNLIYPPHDNVCNFFDAEYLLDPKNYNYNLTQLAYPVFPGNLPPVPERRDIIIKTDDPVPCDGIWEPVNILYNHKFLVIKDGISGFKNLGAYNYFIRGMKAPRQIYYDVLMESDKEMLITDDPIRYRDVHWRLVWEDTRYCDGIIPDESEYFLDDAPGKRITCRSGEQCPHSGQWATLSGGHQQFAYVREGDNMPEARVYTIGSLSPERFTPANWSLLDRDDDGSVFVSATGERP
- the tssE gene encoding type VI secretion system baseplate subunit TssE, giving the protein MPINSPSLYEMLYGNFAGDLDLQHISEENQVILSVLDNMQRILNSRAGTLAHLPDYGLPDMTTILQGLPGTAHKLMSTLSAVLLKYEPRLKSIDVLLLDQEIPGELRYAIDAELSGVGLVRYGTEFMPEGRVLLRHLKQHQYLDTATRL